The following are encoded in a window of Syngnathus scovelli strain Florida chromosome 4, RoL_Ssco_1.2, whole genome shotgun sequence genomic DNA:
- the tp53bp1 gene encoding TP53-binding protein 1 isoform X10, protein MDPDGSELDSCLPQPENPCLIVEDSQPDSVALEDDPESSYRAVLARRLSNLQPSACSPVLELISSPPGSRGSQSQSESCRSNSQAGPGILALPNHSSECQEDCQEEESQVLTINPPNKLKANVPMDSDSTTPCEQAEGGNSHFGFLPLSQSQDVVEVNSQKGDERDKPRAVSETDSKLEHTINTVTSQDLICKVVRSEVSSSSQSEQTLNVQVLLQSQCLKDSGEPEQRDRGMMSSQQDMFDADKSGAAVDSTVSEPEQQGYSTSTPAQTPRLLHLFGQESLIQQSLSQSSVDYVAPTPDNFLYAPLIVPNSPSGAESQHGANESMDSLQPTEERAAPMEEVPMETEGSSKPQLPTSTAVSQSSCCFVLEKPLSLPSQPEFSHDVFVPTQSQEAPKPSANKTESLSVESPRKESSSAFTLPLQLSVNMDDNSSQKSEEIMEDTQDTQIEELEEQSVVDTTDSAFSLSDQRSECNGVHAESQSAPISKPCTQLSPFLNLPNLNVKSCETAIKESSPPKVVSCSQSKIQSSDVIVNSFVLMTSSAVTPCSLESQPVISHMSVMEVAKSVVNAAHCVQSQSLSQNCGSIGSPMNKVEIDEPADIDHASSEEEEMAMEEMGKDEIDEPADSEDSSEEEDEAMEEESTLGVGASSSMGLVLSQNKLMSSGDKEDAYGDESIVTVAESKRDSQDPPKTPLQLSKATTPGSSTSKVSSTSTNGHELMVQEPEMHRSKRFSDSSGEMSFHFTLPKDGEFIGPVVGATPPIITELKGTLRHSTPIETFNEKPVTDDVSADVMAAKDDVLEESGHELAETGDTRLSLRMKLVTPVEEGSSDRFSLQKPTLSEEDESVAKVTTVTKAETSPSVFSRVRQVHRQQEAEEEDSSLPRGNNTPVRGELFTSLRKRSRTALLGCDSLPNSQSESLQLEVSAVPQEAARQTEAEQSEERRGPELSVPNQKDVSQHTLDNTVTAHPSNKQADAHKASSSIQMPCSPAGMGEPETSSFRRKDGPSHRRHVRTIQEVRTTITRIITDVYYEDGKEVDRKVTEESDDPVVDCQVLDNDMSPCRTISSSLTSGDLGDISSLSSKASSLQKSSGGVRSTTSGLSRPEFIMPPSRSAKSASPKRGGGQKQRGNRGQKGGSVVKKDRGTPESGALVSTTPRGRATRGRPPFRGGGAGSLLLLSAQGQPLSSSEDEPYIPPPRVPVSPTDNEVLRHSNSPRSSPEEASSAGSSFVGLRVMAKWSSNGYFYSGRIVKDPGEGRFRLRFDDGYECEVAGKDILLCDPIPLETEVTALVEDEFFSIGVVKGYKSEGQDLFYNIEREGQEEWYNRTSVILSLEQGNRMREHHSLGPYEPSTPLAKASDISLDNLVEGKRRRRGPPVGSNTPDQSSSSSPRKAGPSTKRRLRVSDNESSPAKRSRRGARAAQRAGVCNTSGSGTDVAAQPGNLAETHGPMPQNTSLFMGFAFMLTASSEMDRLNNILISDEEADNVQTGPFNKAYTESQLLAGGGFVLPDFNEEQCKAAYQSLLIVDQHCRTRKYLLSLASGVPCVSHFWVRDCCKDNKLLNYRNYLLPAGLGPDGAIVEWHPRCSPFKDLHFFLVSEKPEELWAQLVTMGGASSFRHFHADKDGSDVPAGKFDVVVADHSCPPLIEKNVTSLQVPLVSPEWLVQSIICGECLGFQSKPQYHHNYSSLTSPSTSSS, encoded by the exons ATGGATCCCGACGGAAGTGAATTGGACTCCTGCCTGCCTCAGCCGGAGAATCCGTGTCTCATTGTGGAGGATTCACAGCCGGACAGCGTCGCCTTGGAAGACGACCCTGAGAGCAGCTACCGTGCTGTGCTGGCCCGACGTCTATCAAACCTGCAGCCCAGCGCATGCAGCCCGGTCCTG GAGCTGATATCATCGCCACCTGGAAGTAGAGGCTCTCAAAGCCAATCTGAGAGCTGCCGCAGTAACAGCCAGGCTGGTCCtg GGATTCTTGCTCTACCCAACCACAGTTCAGAATGCCAAGAGGATTGTCAAGAAGAGGAGAGTCAAGTTCTCACCATTAACCCGCCAAACAAACTAAA GGCTAATGTGCCAATGGATTCTGATTCCACCACACCTTGTGAGCAGGCTGAAG GTGGAAACTCGCACTTTGGTTTCCTTCCTCTTTCTCAGAGTCAGGATGTTGTTGAAGTAAATAGCCAGAAGGGTGATGAGCGGGACAAGCCTCGAGCAGTCAGTGAGACAGACTCCAAATTAG AGCACACCATCAACACTGTGACATCGCAGGATCTGATATGCAAAGTAGTCAG ATCTGAAGTGAGCTCCAGCAGCCAGTCAGAACAAACACTGAATGTTCAGGTTCTGCTGCAGTCACAGTGCCTCAAGGACTCTGGTGAGCCAGAACAGCGGGACCGTGGAATGATGTCATCTCAGCAGGACATGTTTGATGCTGACAAGTCAG GTGCTGCAGTAGACAGTACAGTGTCTGAGCCGGAGCAACAAGGTTACTCCACCTCAACACCAGCCCAAACCCCTCGGCTATTGCATCTTTTTGGACAGGAATCATTGATACAGCAGAGCTTATCACA GAGCTCGGTTGATTATGTTGCCCCAACCCCAGACAACTTTCTCTACGCACCTTTGATTGTCCCCAACTCACCAAGTGGAGCAGAGAGCCAACATG GTGCCAATGAGTCCATGGATAGCCTGCAGCCTACAGAAGAGCGAGCTGCTCCAATGGAAGAAGTGCCAATGGAAACAGAGGGCTCCTCTAAACCACAACTACCCACCTCAACTGCTGTATCCCAGAGTtcttgttgttttgtgttaGAGAAGCCTCTCTCTTTACCCTCTCAGCCAGAATTCTCACAC gaCGTGTTTGTCCCAACACAGAGTCAGGAGGCTCCAAAGCCATCTGCTAACAAGACTGAGTCCTTGTCTGTTGAGTCTCCTCGCAAGGAATCGTCGTCTGCTTTCACATTGCCTTTACAGCTCTCTGTGAATATGGATGACAACTCATCCCAGAAGTCAGAAGAGATCATGGAGGACACCCAGGATACACAAATTGAAGAACTGGAAGAGCAGTCTGTAGTAGATACTACTGACTCTGCGTTCTCGCTCAGCGATCAGAGGAGTGAGTGCAACGGTGTCCATGCTGAATCACAAAGTGCCCCCATTTCTAAACCGTGCACTCAGCTCTCACCTTTCTTGAATTTACCCAACCTGAATGTAAAATCATGTGAGACTGCTATCAAGGAGTCAAGCCCTCCTAAAGTTGTGTCCTGTTCTCAATCCAAGATTCAATCTTCAGATGTGATTGTAAACAGCTTTGTGCTTATGACTTCATCAGCAGTGACTCCCTGCAGTCTGGAATCGCAGCCAGTCATCTCCCATATGTCTGTTATGGAGGTGGCAAAGAGTGTCGTGAATGCAGCACATTGTGTACAGTCTCAATCACTGTCACAGAACTGTGGATCCATTGGCAGTCCGATGAACAAAGTTGAAATTGATGAACCTGCAGATATTGACCACGCTTCCTCAGAGGAGGAAGAAATGGCGATGGAGGAGATGGGCAAAGATGAAATTGATGAACCTGCAGATAGTGAAGATTCctcagaggaggaggatgaggcaATGGAGGAGGAGAGTACTTTGGGAGTGGGGGCTTCTTCTAGTATGGGTTTAGTCCTCTCTCAAAACAAGCTGATGTCTTCTGGTGACAAGGAGGATGCATATGGGGACGAGAGCATTGTTACTGTtgcagagagcaagagagactcACAGGATCCTCCCAAAACACCCTTGCAGCTTTCAAAAGCCACTACTCCCGGTTCAAGCACAAGCAAGGTGTCATCTACGTCCACTAATGGCCATGAGCTCATGGTACAAGAACCAGAGATGCACAGAAGCAAGAGGTTCAGTGATAGCTCAGGAG AAATGTCCTTCCATTTCACACTGCCTAAAGATGGTGAGTTCATCGGTCCAGTTGTTGGAGCAACTCCCCCGATTATCACCGAGTTGAAGGGGACGCTAAGGCACAGCACTCCCATTG AGACATTTAATGAGAAGCCAGTGACAGACGATGTCAGTGCTGATGTGATGGCAGCCAAAGATGATGTTCTGGAAGAATCTGGACATGAGTTAGCAGAGACGGGAGACACAAGGCTGAGTTTGAGAATGAAGTTAGTGACCCCGGTTGAAGAGGGAAGCTCGGACCGATTCAGTTTGCAGA AACCAACACTATCAGAAGAGGATGAATCTGTTGCCAAGGTTACCACTGTCACTAAGGCTGAAACCAG TCCGTCAGTATTCAGCCGTGTCAGGCAAGTGCACAGACAGCAGGAGGCAGAGGAAGAAGATAGCAGTCTTCCAAGAGGCAACAACACACCTGTTAG GGGAGAGCTCTTCACCTCACTACGAAAAAGATCTCGGACAGCCTTGCTAGGATGTGACAGCCTGCCCAATAGCCAGTCAGAGTCTTTACAACTGGAAGTGTCGGCAGTGCCACAGGAGGCTGCTAGACAAACAGAAGCTGAGCAGTCTGAAGAGAGGCGAGGACCAGAGCTGTCTGTCCCAAACCAAAAGGACGTATCCCAGCACACCTTAGACAACACCGTTACTGCTCACCCATCCAACAAG CAGGCAGATGCCCATAAGGCCAGCTCAAGTATACAAATGCCGTGCTCACCAGCAGGCATG ggcgaaccggaGACCTCATCTTTTCGAAGAAAAGATGGGCCCTCCCACCGCAGACACGTGCGCACCATCCAGGAAGTACGGACCACCATCACACGGATCATTACAGATGTTTATTATGAGGATGGCAAAGAGGTGGATCGCAAAGTCACAGAG GAGAGCGATGACCCAGTGGTGGACTGTCAGGTCTTGGACAATGACATGTCCCCGTGCCGCACAATCAGCAGTTCCCTAACATCTGGCGACCTTGGTGACATCAGCTCCTTGTCGTCCAAGGCCTCCAGCCTACAGAAAAGTTCTGGGGGAGTGCGCAGCACCACCAGTGGTCTCTCCAGGCCAGAGTTCATCATGCCGCCCAGCCGAAGCGCCAAATCTGCCAG TCCTAAAAGGGGAGGCGGACAAAAACAGAGGGGCAATAGGGGTCAAAAGGGAGGGTCAGTGGTCAAAAAGGACAGAGGTACCCCTGAGTCTGGGGCATTAGTTTCAACCACCCCCAGAGGACGGGCTACACGTGGTCGACCCCCGTTCAG GGGAGGAGGTGCTGGCTCATTGCTGCTGCTCAGCGCTCAAGGTCAGCCCCTGTCTTCCTCAGAGGATGAACCTTATATACCTCCCCCGCGCGTCCCCGTCAGCCCCACCGACAACGAGGTCCTGCGCCACTCCAACTCCCCACGGTCGTCCCCAGAGGAGGCAAGCTCAGCCGGAAGTAGCTTTGTGGGACTGCGAGTGATGGCCAAGTGGTCGTCCAATGGCTACTTCTACTCTGGCCGCATTGTCAAAGATCCTGGCGAGGGGAGATTTCGCCTGCGTTTTGATGATGGATATGAGTGTGAAGTGGCAGGAAAAGATATCCTGCTGTGTGATCCCATTCCACTGGAGACTGAGGTCACCGCTTTGGTGGAAGATGAGTTCTTCAGCATAG GTGTGGTGAAGGGTTATAAATCAGAAGGCCAAGACCTCTTCTACAATATTGAGAGGGAGGGCCAAGAGGAATGGTACAACAGGACTTCAGTCATCCTCTCGCTGGAGCAGGGAAACAGAATGAGGGAGCACCACAGCCTTGGTCCCTATGAGCCCTCCACTCCCCTGGCCAAGGCCTCCGACATCAGCCTCG ATAATTTGGTGGAAGGCAAAAGGCGCCGCAGAGGACCCCCTGTGGGATCAAACACCCCTGACCAAAGTTCTTCCAGCAGCCCACGTAAAGCAGGCCCCTCCACTAAGAGAAGGCTGCGGGTCTCTGATAACGAGAGCTCGCCGGCCAAAAGAAGCCGCAGGGGCGCCAGAGCCG CTCAGCGGGCCGGTGTCTGTAACACGTCTGGCAGCGGCACAGATGTGGCCGCACAGCCAGGCAATCTGGCTGAGACTCATGGCCCAATGCCTCAGAACACATCTCTTTTCATGGGCTTCGCCTTCATGCTCACCGCCTCATCTGAGATGGACCGACTGAACAATATACTCATTAGTGATGAGGAGG CAGATAATGTTCAGACTGGCCCGTTTAACAAAGCATACACAGAGTCCCAGCTACTGGCAGGTGGAGGCTTTGTTCTGCCAGACTTCAATGAAGAACAG TGCAAGGCGGCCTACCAGAGTCTTCTCATTGTAGACCAGCACTGCCGTACCAGGAAGTACTTGCTGAGCTTAGCCAGCGGTGTGCCATGCGTGTCGCATTTTTGGGTGAGAGACTGCTGCAAAGACAACAAACTGCTCAACTATAGGAACTATCTGCTACCTGCTGGTTTGGGACCAGATGGTGCCATCGTGGAATG gCATCCTCGCTGCAGTCCTTTCAAGGACTTGCATTTTTTTCTGGTGTCTGAGAAGCCAGAGGAGCTTTGGGCCCAGCTCGTCACTATGGGTGGCGCTTCCTCCTTCCGGCATTTCCATGCCGACAAGGACGGCTCTG ACGTTCCTGCAGGAAAGTTTGATGTTGTGGTCGCAGACCATTCTTGCCCACCGCTCATAGAGAAAAATGTGACATCACTTCAAGTGCCACTGGTGTCTCCCGAGTGGCTCGTCCAGAGTATTATCTGTGGGGAGTGTCTTGGGTTCCAGAGCAAGCCTCAATATCACCACAATTACTCCTCCTTGACAtcaccatcaacatcatcatcataa
- the tp53bp1 gene encoding TP53-binding protein 1 isoform X5: protein MDPDGSELDSCLPQPENPCLIVEDSQPDSVALEDDPESSYRAVLARRLSNLQPSACSPVLELISSPPGSRGSQSQSESCRSNSQAGPGILALPNHSSECQEDCQEEESQVLTINPPNKLKANVPMDSDSTTPCEQAEGGNSHFGFLPLSQSQDVVEVNSQKGDERDKPRAVSETDSKLEHTINTVTSQDLICKVVRSEVSSSSQSEQTLNVQVLLQSQCLKDSGEPEQRDRGMMSSQQDMFDADKSGAAVDSTVSEPEQQGYSTSTPAQTPRLLHLFGQESLIQQSLSQSSVDYVAPTPDNFLYAPLIVPNSPSGAESQHGANESMDSLQPTEERAAPMEEVPMETEGSSKPQLPTSTAVSQSSCCFVLEKPLSLPSQPEFSHDVFVPTQSQEAPKPSANKTESLSVESPRKESSSAFTLPLQLSVNMDDNSSQKSEEIMEDTQDTQIEELEEQSVVDTTDSAFSLSDQRSECNGVHAESQSAPISKPCTQLSPFLNLPNLNVKSCETAIKESSPPKVVSCSQSKIQSSDVIVNSFVLMTSSAVTPCSLESQPVISHMSVMEVAKSVVNAAHCVQSQSLSQNCGSIGSPMNKVEIDEPADIDHASSEEEEMAMEEMGKDEIDEPADSEDSSEEEDEAMEEESTLGVGASSSMGLVLSQNKLMSSGDKEDAYGDESIVTVAESKRDSQDPPKTPLQLSKATTPGSSTSKVSSTSTNGHELMVQEPEMHRSKRFSDSSGEMSFHFTLPKDGEFIGPVVGATPPIITELKGTLRHSTPIETFNEKPVTDDVSADVMAAKDDVLEESGHELAETGDTRLSLRMKLVTPVEEGSSDRFSLQKPTLSEEDESVAKVTTVTKAETSPSVFSRVRQVHRQQEAEEEDSSLPRGNNTPVRGELFTSLRKRSRTALLGCDSLPNSQSESLQLEVSAVPQEAARQTEAEQSEERRGPELSVPNQKDVSQHTLDNTVTAHPSNKQADAHKASSSIQMPCSPAGMGEPETSSFRRKDGPSHRRHVRTIQEVRTTITRIITDVYYEDGKEVDRKVTEESDDPVVDCQVLDNDMSPCRTISSSLTSGDLGDISSLSSKASSLQKSSGGVRSTTSGLSRPEFIMPPSRSAKSASPKRGGGQKQRGNRGQKGGSVVKKDRGTPESGALVSTTPRGRATRGRPPFRGGGAGSLLLLSAQGQPLSSSEDEPYIPPPRVPVSPTDNEVLRHSNSPRSSPEEASSAGSSFVGLRVMAKWSSNGYFYSGRIVKDPGEGRFRLRFDDGYECEVAGKDILLCDPIPLETEVTALVEDEFFSIGVVKGYKSEGQDLFYNIEREGQEEWYNRTSVILSLEQGNRMREHHSLGPYEPSTPLAKASDISLDNLVEGKRRRRGPPVGSNTPDQSSSSSPRKAGPSTKRRLRVSDNESSPAKRSRRGARAAQRAGVCNTSGSGTDVAAQPGNLAETHGPMPQNTSLFMGFAFMLTASSEMDRLNNILISDEEGEADYPQSWHNHPSGRLDIFVSVFQADNVQTGPFNKAYTESQLLAGGGFVLPDFNEEQCKAAYQSLLIVDQHCRTRKYLLSLASGVPCVSHFWVRDCCKDNKLLNYRNYLLPAGLGPDGAIVEWHPRCSPFKDLHFFLVSEKPEELWAQLVTMGGASSFRHFHADKDGSDVPAGKFDVVVADHSCPPLIEKNVTSLQVPLVSPEWLVQSIICGECLGFQSKPQYHHNYSSLTSPSTSSS, encoded by the exons ATGGATCCCGACGGAAGTGAATTGGACTCCTGCCTGCCTCAGCCGGAGAATCCGTGTCTCATTGTGGAGGATTCACAGCCGGACAGCGTCGCCTTGGAAGACGACCCTGAGAGCAGCTACCGTGCTGTGCTGGCCCGACGTCTATCAAACCTGCAGCCCAGCGCATGCAGCCCGGTCCTG GAGCTGATATCATCGCCACCTGGAAGTAGAGGCTCTCAAAGCCAATCTGAGAGCTGCCGCAGTAACAGCCAGGCTGGTCCtg GGATTCTTGCTCTACCCAACCACAGTTCAGAATGCCAAGAGGATTGTCAAGAAGAGGAGAGTCAAGTTCTCACCATTAACCCGCCAAACAAACTAAA GGCTAATGTGCCAATGGATTCTGATTCCACCACACCTTGTGAGCAGGCTGAAG GTGGAAACTCGCACTTTGGTTTCCTTCCTCTTTCTCAGAGTCAGGATGTTGTTGAAGTAAATAGCCAGAAGGGTGATGAGCGGGACAAGCCTCGAGCAGTCAGTGAGACAGACTCCAAATTAG AGCACACCATCAACACTGTGACATCGCAGGATCTGATATGCAAAGTAGTCAG ATCTGAAGTGAGCTCCAGCAGCCAGTCAGAACAAACACTGAATGTTCAGGTTCTGCTGCAGTCACAGTGCCTCAAGGACTCTGGTGAGCCAGAACAGCGGGACCGTGGAATGATGTCATCTCAGCAGGACATGTTTGATGCTGACAAGTCAG GTGCTGCAGTAGACAGTACAGTGTCTGAGCCGGAGCAACAAGGTTACTCCACCTCAACACCAGCCCAAACCCCTCGGCTATTGCATCTTTTTGGACAGGAATCATTGATACAGCAGAGCTTATCACA GAGCTCGGTTGATTATGTTGCCCCAACCCCAGACAACTTTCTCTACGCACCTTTGATTGTCCCCAACTCACCAAGTGGAGCAGAGAGCCAACATG GTGCCAATGAGTCCATGGATAGCCTGCAGCCTACAGAAGAGCGAGCTGCTCCAATGGAAGAAGTGCCAATGGAAACAGAGGGCTCCTCTAAACCACAACTACCCACCTCAACTGCTGTATCCCAGAGTtcttgttgttttgtgttaGAGAAGCCTCTCTCTTTACCCTCTCAGCCAGAATTCTCACAC gaCGTGTTTGTCCCAACACAGAGTCAGGAGGCTCCAAAGCCATCTGCTAACAAGACTGAGTCCTTGTCTGTTGAGTCTCCTCGCAAGGAATCGTCGTCTGCTTTCACATTGCCTTTACAGCTCTCTGTGAATATGGATGACAACTCATCCCAGAAGTCAGAAGAGATCATGGAGGACACCCAGGATACACAAATTGAAGAACTGGAAGAGCAGTCTGTAGTAGATACTACTGACTCTGCGTTCTCGCTCAGCGATCAGAGGAGTGAGTGCAACGGTGTCCATGCTGAATCACAAAGTGCCCCCATTTCTAAACCGTGCACTCAGCTCTCACCTTTCTTGAATTTACCCAACCTGAATGTAAAATCATGTGAGACTGCTATCAAGGAGTCAAGCCCTCCTAAAGTTGTGTCCTGTTCTCAATCCAAGATTCAATCTTCAGATGTGATTGTAAACAGCTTTGTGCTTATGACTTCATCAGCAGTGACTCCCTGCAGTCTGGAATCGCAGCCAGTCATCTCCCATATGTCTGTTATGGAGGTGGCAAAGAGTGTCGTGAATGCAGCACATTGTGTACAGTCTCAATCACTGTCACAGAACTGTGGATCCATTGGCAGTCCGATGAACAAAGTTGAAATTGATGAACCTGCAGATATTGACCACGCTTCCTCAGAGGAGGAAGAAATGGCGATGGAGGAGATGGGCAAAGATGAAATTGATGAACCTGCAGATAGTGAAGATTCctcagaggaggaggatgaggcaATGGAGGAGGAGAGTACTTTGGGAGTGGGGGCTTCTTCTAGTATGGGTTTAGTCCTCTCTCAAAACAAGCTGATGTCTTCTGGTGACAAGGAGGATGCATATGGGGACGAGAGCATTGTTACTGTtgcagagagcaagagagactcACAGGATCCTCCCAAAACACCCTTGCAGCTTTCAAAAGCCACTACTCCCGGTTCAAGCACAAGCAAGGTGTCATCTACGTCCACTAATGGCCATGAGCTCATGGTACAAGAACCAGAGATGCACAGAAGCAAGAGGTTCAGTGATAGCTCAGGAG AAATGTCCTTCCATTTCACACTGCCTAAAGATGGTGAGTTCATCGGTCCAGTTGTTGGAGCAACTCCCCCGATTATCACCGAGTTGAAGGGGACGCTAAGGCACAGCACTCCCATTG AGACATTTAATGAGAAGCCAGTGACAGACGATGTCAGTGCTGATGTGATGGCAGCCAAAGATGATGTTCTGGAAGAATCTGGACATGAGTTAGCAGAGACGGGAGACACAAGGCTGAGTTTGAGAATGAAGTTAGTGACCCCGGTTGAAGAGGGAAGCTCGGACCGATTCAGTTTGCAGA AACCAACACTATCAGAAGAGGATGAATCTGTTGCCAAGGTTACCACTGTCACTAAGGCTGAAACCAG TCCGTCAGTATTCAGCCGTGTCAGGCAAGTGCACAGACAGCAGGAGGCAGAGGAAGAAGATAGCAGTCTTCCAAGAGGCAACAACACACCTGTTAG GGGAGAGCTCTTCACCTCACTACGAAAAAGATCTCGGACAGCCTTGCTAGGATGTGACAGCCTGCCCAATAGCCAGTCAGAGTCTTTACAACTGGAAGTGTCGGCAGTGCCACAGGAGGCTGCTAGACAAACAGAAGCTGAGCAGTCTGAAGAGAGGCGAGGACCAGAGCTGTCTGTCCCAAACCAAAAGGACGTATCCCAGCACACCTTAGACAACACCGTTACTGCTCACCCATCCAACAAG CAGGCAGATGCCCATAAGGCCAGCTCAAGTATACAAATGCCGTGCTCACCAGCAGGCATG ggcgaaccggaGACCTCATCTTTTCGAAGAAAAGATGGGCCCTCCCACCGCAGACACGTGCGCACCATCCAGGAAGTACGGACCACCATCACACGGATCATTACAGATGTTTATTATGAGGATGGCAAAGAGGTGGATCGCAAAGTCACAGAG GAGAGCGATGACCCAGTGGTGGACTGTCAGGTCTTGGACAATGACATGTCCCCGTGCCGCACAATCAGCAGTTCCCTAACATCTGGCGACCTTGGTGACATCAGCTCCTTGTCGTCCAAGGCCTCCAGCCTACAGAAAAGTTCTGGGGGAGTGCGCAGCACCACCAGTGGTCTCTCCAGGCCAGAGTTCATCATGCCGCCCAGCCGAAGCGCCAAATCTGCCAG TCCTAAAAGGGGAGGCGGACAAAAACAGAGGGGCAATAGGGGTCAAAAGGGAGGGTCAGTGGTCAAAAAGGACAGAGGTACCCCTGAGTCTGGGGCATTAGTTTCAACCACCCCCAGAGGACGGGCTACACGTGGTCGACCCCCGTTCAG GGGAGGAGGTGCTGGCTCATTGCTGCTGCTCAGCGCTCAAGGTCAGCCCCTGTCTTCCTCAGAGGATGAACCTTATATACCTCCCCCGCGCGTCCCCGTCAGCCCCACCGACAACGAGGTCCTGCGCCACTCCAACTCCCCACGGTCGTCCCCAGAGGAGGCAAGCTCAGCCGGAAGTAGCTTTGTGGGACTGCGAGTGATGGCCAAGTGGTCGTCCAATGGCTACTTCTACTCTGGCCGCATTGTCAAAGATCCTGGCGAGGGGAGATTTCGCCTGCGTTTTGATGATGGATATGAGTGTGAAGTGGCAGGAAAAGATATCCTGCTGTGTGATCCCATTCCACTGGAGACTGAGGTCACCGCTTTGGTGGAAGATGAGTTCTTCAGCATAG GTGTGGTGAAGGGTTATAAATCAGAAGGCCAAGACCTCTTCTACAATATTGAGAGGGAGGGCCAAGAGGAATGGTACAACAGGACTTCAGTCATCCTCTCGCTGGAGCAGGGAAACAGAATGAGGGAGCACCACAGCCTTGGTCCCTATGAGCCCTCCACTCCCCTGGCCAAGGCCTCCGACATCAGCCTCG ATAATTTGGTGGAAGGCAAAAGGCGCCGCAGAGGACCCCCTGTGGGATCAAACACCCCTGACCAAAGTTCTTCCAGCAGCCCACGTAAAGCAGGCCCCTCCACTAAGAGAAGGCTGCGGGTCTCTGATAACGAGAGCTCGCCGGCCAAAAGAAGCCGCAGGGGCGCCAGAGCCG CTCAGCGGGCCGGTGTCTGTAACACGTCTGGCAGCGGCACAGATGTGGCCGCACAGCCAGGCAATCTGGCTGAGACTCATGGCCCAATGCCTCAGAACACATCTCTTTTCATGGGCTTCGCCTTCATGCTCACCGCCTCATCTGAGATGGACCGACTGAACAATATACTCATTAGTGATGAGGAGGGTGAGGCTGATTATCCTCAGAGCTGGCATAACCATCCCAGTGGCCGGCTTGACATCTTTGTCTCTGTTTTCCAAGCAGATAATGTTCAGACTGGCCCGTTTAACAAAGCATACACAGAGTCCCAGCTACTGGCAGGTGGAGGCTTTGTTCTGCCAGACTTCAATGAAGAACAG TGCAAGGCGGCCTACCAGAGTCTTCTCATTGTAGACCAGCACTGCCGTACCAGGAAGTACTTGCTGAGCTTAGCCAGCGGTGTGCCATGCGTGTCGCATTTTTGGGTGAGAGACTGCTGCAAAGACAACAAACTGCTCAACTATAGGAACTATCTGCTACCTGCTGGTTTGGGACCAGATGGTGCCATCGTGGAATG gCATCCTCGCTGCAGTCCTTTCAAGGACTTGCATTTTTTTCTGGTGTCTGAGAAGCCAGAGGAGCTTTGGGCCCAGCTCGTCACTATGGGTGGCGCTTCCTCCTTCCGGCATTTCCATGCCGACAAGGACGGCTCTG ACGTTCCTGCAGGAAAGTTTGATGTTGTGGTCGCAGACCATTCTTGCCCACCGCTCATAGAGAAAAATGTGACATCACTTCAAGTGCCACTGGTGTCTCCCGAGTGGCTCGTCCAGAGTATTATCTGTGGGGAGTGTCTTGGGTTCCAGAGCAAGCCTCAATATCACCACAATTACTCCTCCTTGACAtcaccatcaacatcatcatcataa